The sequence AGCTCGCGCCAGATAATCAAATTATTAAATGATCAAATGATTCAAATGCTCAAATGACCGATTGTCCGCCGCGCACCGCACGCAGTCGGTGTCGATGTCAACACGATGGCGGCGGCAAGTACCATAGTAGAAGCTGACCACCCACGCCACGCCGGCGCTTTCCTTATCTGCCGTCCATATCCACGTTTGTGTTTGGTCAAACGACGGTTCAATGTACAAATTACCGTGCTTTTTCGGTTCCATCAACGACATCGCTTCTTCCAACGTTGGCAAGCGCCAGCCGTTGTAGCCGGCAAAACGCTCTGCGTTCAAATTGCGGATATACTTTTCGGCATCGGCGTATTTCATCCGATTTGACGAGCCGGATTGTTGCCACATCAGGCCGGTGGCGTGATCCACAACCACTTTCGCTTCACCAATCTCGCGGACTTCGTAGAAATGAAAAAGTCCGTGCCCATCTTTATTCCAGTCTGCGGCAAAGAAGCCGATTTCCTTAAGCATTCTCTTGACTTCCCCTTGCCCCAGTGTCTTTCCGCCTGACCTGAGCTTGAATGCCAGCTTTGGCGCAAGTCCGCCAATATCGCTCAGATCGGCGTTAGAGAGATCAATCGATACACTTTGATTGGTTTCCCAATTGTGCCGTATCATCTCCAACAGAAACCGCTTCACCTGATCCGTCCATGT is a genomic window of candidate division KSB1 bacterium containing:
- a CDS encoding DUF1566 domain-containing protein, which encodes MLLAHIEALLQSGKDEPIQYPFQLYEKLVEAWLEREKPFVKNKEDLRRFSENLAIDLYLKRESRQAERVAHTELVPLARSFGIALKDWQLRGRSLLNRDAGGNYKFAHRSIMEYLFVKRFVEDSKAILKTTWTDQVKRFLLEMIRHNWETNQSVSIDLSNADLSDIGGLAPKLAFKLRSGGKTLGQGEVKRMLKEIGFFAADWNKDGHGLFHFYEVREIGEAKVVVDHATGLMWQQSGSSNRMKYADAEKYIRNLNAERFAGYNGWRLPTLEEAMSLMEPKKHGNLYIEPSFDQTQTWIWTADKESAGVAWVVSFYYGTCRRHRVDIDTDCVRCAADNRSFEHLNHLII